In Gordonia iterans, the following proteins share a genomic window:
- a CDS encoding IS3 family transposase (programmed frameshift), producing MDLMGSRQRKTYSPKYKTDAARLVIDTGRTIAEVAREIGVGEQLLGKWVAKERAEMADPPPAIDADERAELERLRREVAELRLDREFLKKSSGLLRGRAVEPVEAFALIEAEKAEYSVSRCVRLLGVSRSGYYAWRARRDSDPSPRRQRQAELTAKIAAAHQASGGVYGAPRIVDDLRDDGEVVSRKTVAKLMRNNGIKGISPRSWKPATTIADQSPHSIPDLVNRDFDQGALNVVWTSDITYLRTGQGWLYLCAVRDGCSRRVIGYAFSDSLHTDLVETALRNAHTFRDRATGATAGVIFHADRGCQYTSAQLAAVAGELGVRQSVGRTGVCWDNAQQESFWSTLKSEFYDRREFATRTSAVTAVSRWIDQFYNQRRRHSALGNIAPAVFEDITIREATSQAA from the exons ATGGACCTCATGGGTTCTCGACAACGTAAGACCTACAGCCCGAAGTACAAGACCGATGCTGCGCGTCTGGTGATCGATACCGGGCGCACGATTGCTGAGGTGGCCCGCGAGATCGGTGTGGGCGAGCAGCTCCTGGGCAAGTGGGTGGCCAAGGAACGCGCGGAGATGGCTGACCCGCCACCAGCGATCGACGCTGATGAACGTGCCGAGCTTGAGCGGCTGCGCCGCGAGGTCGCCGAGTTGCGGCTGGATCGGGAGTTCTTGA AAAAAAGCAGCGGCCTTCTTCGCGGCCGAGCAGTCGAACCCGTCGAGGCGTTCGCACTGATCGAGGCGGAGAAGGCCGAGTACAGCGTCAGCCGGTGCGTTCGGCTCCTGGGCGTCTCACGCTCGGGCTACTACGCCTGGCGTGCCCGCCGAGACAGCGACCCGAGTCCACGCCGGCAACGACAGGCCGAGTTGACGGCCAAGATCGCCGCCGCCCACCAAGCCTCCGGAGGGGTGTACGGGGCGCCGCGGATCGTGGATGATCTACGAGACGATGGCGAGGTCGTCTCCCGTAAGACGGTGGCAAAACTCATGCGCAACAACGGAATTAAAGGAATCAGTCCACGCTCGTGGAAGCCGGCGACCACCATCGCCGACCAGAGTCCGCACTCGATCCCCGACCTGGTGAACCGTGACTTCGACCAGGGCGCACTGAACGTGGTGTGGACCTCGGACATCACGTATCTGCGCACCGGACAGGGATGGCTGTACCTGTGTGCGGTCCGCGACGGCTGCTCACGGCGAGTCATCGGATACGCATTCTCTGATTCGCTGCACACCGACCTGGTCGAGACCGCGTTACGCAACGCCCACACCTTCCGCGATCGGGCTACCGGCGCGACTGCCGGAGTGATCTTCCATGCCGACCGCGGCTGCCAGTACACCTCCGCACAACTCGCTGCGGTCGCCGGCGAACTCGGTGTCCGCCAGTCGGTCGGGCGTACCGGGGTGTGCTGGGACAACGCCCAGCAAGAGAGCTTCTGGTCGACTCTGAAATCGGAATTCTACGACCGGCGCGAGTTCGCCACCCGCACCAGCGCAGTGACCGCCGTGTCCCGGTGGATCGACCAATTCTATAATCAACGAAGACGACACAGCGCGCTGGGCAATATCGCTCCCGCAGTCTTCGAAGACATCACGATTCGCGAAGCGACCAGCCAGGCCGCTTAA
- a CDS encoding class I SAM-dependent methyltransferase encodes MTSTVSRRFAEQNALGYDARIVNLVPGYAELHEISAAVLAARMPERARVLVVGAGTGTETLALARTSPGWELVGVDPSPDMLSIARRRAAAESLTGVTFHEGYVDDLPLDEPFDAAVSLLVMHFVAGAEAKRAYLGSIAARLRSGAPLLLCDLMEHDEDDLDVMAEYAAARGVGEEALAGIAQRLRNDFHPLNDDGLAALADETGFARPRPYFRGVAFVANELRRG; translated from the coding sequence GTGACCTCCACCGTGTCGCGGCGCTTCGCCGAGCAGAATGCCCTGGGGTACGACGCCCGGATAGTGAACCTGGTTCCGGGGTACGCCGAGCTGCATGAGATCAGCGCGGCCGTCCTCGCCGCCCGGATGCCAGAACGCGCTCGCGTTCTGGTGGTCGGCGCCGGGACCGGAACCGAGACGCTCGCCCTCGCGCGGACCAGCCCGGGCTGGGAGCTGGTCGGCGTCGATCCGTCGCCGGACATGCTGTCGATCGCACGCCGTCGTGCCGCCGCGGAGTCGCTGACCGGAGTCACGTTCCACGAGGGGTACGTGGACGACCTGCCCCTCGACGAGCCCTTCGACGCCGCCGTCAGCCTGCTGGTGATGCACTTCGTGGCAGGGGCCGAGGCCAAACGCGCCTATCTCGGATCGATCGCCGCCCGGCTCCGGTCGGGTGCGCCGCTGCTGCTCTGCGACCTGATGGAGCACGACGAGGACGATCTGGACGTGATGGCCGAGTACGCCGCTGCCCGCGGTGTGGGCGAAGAGGCACTCGCCGGGATCGCGCAGCGGCTGCGGAACGACTTCCACCCGCTGAACGACGACGGACTGGCTGCGCTCGCCGACGAGACGGGCTTCGCCCGGCCCCGGCCGTACTTCCGGGGCGTCGCCTTCGTCGCGAACGAGTTGCGCCGGGGGTGA
- a CDS encoding alanine--tRNA ligase-related protein, with product MDIDDIRRGFLERTEGSGHVILERAPLVLRGDSTTLFTGSGMQPLVPYLLGAEHPSGERLADVQPCVRSQDIEEVGDNRHTTFFEMLGNWSLGSYFKREQIEMVWGFLVDYVGLDPDRLYVSVYSGDPALGITRDDESADVWAELFTAAGVSCDRVDLETEERGNAEGHGGARICFYRDKNWWSRAGGPESMPLGDPGGPDTEIFYYFPQVEHDTSFGPCSHPNSDGGQFLEIGNSVFMQYSRTESGLRPLGRRNVDYGGGLERIAAAALDSPDVYRVGTLWPLIVKLQELSGASYDEQTRAMRIIADHVRGAVFLIADGVAPGSKEHGYVLRRLLRRAIRFAHSLELGAGAIGEVARVVIQTYADAYPALAGASDEILEALTKEERAFRRTMGKGLRELRRLSKENRPLTGDDFYILYDRYGFPVELSTDEAASRGLPVEESWRTDFDECLRQQRERSQAGTRLGVK from the coding sequence GTGGACATAGACGATATTCGCAGGGGATTCCTCGAACGGACGGAAGGGTCTGGTCACGTCATCCTGGAGCGGGCTCCGCTGGTTCTAAGAGGCGACTCGACGACGCTCTTCACGGGAAGTGGTATGCAGCCTCTGGTGCCGTATCTGCTCGGTGCCGAGCACCCGTCCGGCGAGCGTCTCGCCGACGTGCAGCCGTGCGTGCGCTCGCAGGACATCGAGGAGGTCGGCGACAACCGGCATACGACCTTCTTCGAGATGCTCGGCAACTGGAGTCTGGGAAGCTACTTCAAGCGCGAGCAGATCGAGATGGTGTGGGGCTTTCTCGTCGACTACGTCGGGCTGGACCCGGATCGGCTGTATGTGAGCGTCTACTCCGGGGACCCTGCGCTGGGCATCACTCGGGACGACGAGAGCGCCGACGTCTGGGCGGAGTTGTTCACGGCGGCCGGGGTGAGCTGCGACCGCGTCGACCTGGAGACCGAAGAACGGGGAAACGCGGAGGGGCACGGGGGCGCAAGGATCTGCTTCTACCGCGACAAGAACTGGTGGTCGCGGGCTGGTGGACCGGAGAGTATGCCGCTCGGGGATCCGGGTGGACCCGACACCGAGATCTTCTACTACTTCCCGCAGGTGGAACACGACACCTCGTTCGGTCCGTGCTCGCACCCGAACTCAGACGGCGGCCAGTTTCTGGAGATCGGGAACTCCGTCTTCATGCAGTACTCGCGCACCGAGTCGGGCCTGCGCCCGCTGGGGCGTCGCAACGTCGACTACGGCGGCGGGCTGGAGCGGATCGCCGCCGCAGCCCTCGACAGTCCGGACGTGTACCGGGTCGGAACGCTCTGGCCGCTGATCGTGAAGCTGCAGGAGCTCTCCGGCGCCTCCTACGACGAGCAGACCCGTGCCATGCGCATCATCGCCGACCACGTGCGTGGGGCGGTGTTCCTCATCGCCGACGGAGTCGCACCGGGCAGCAAGGAGCACGGGTACGTCTTGCGCAGATTGCTGCGACGCGCAATCCGGTTCGCACATTCGCTGGAACTCGGCGCGGGGGCGATCGGTGAGGTCGCACGCGTGGTGATCCAGACGTACGCCGACGCCTATCCGGCCCTGGCCGGCGCGTCGGATGAGATCCTCGAAGCGCTCACCAAAGAAGAGCGCGCATTCCGCCGGACGATGGGTAAAGGACTGCGTGAACTGCGCCGCCTGAGCAAGGAGAATCGTCCGCTCACCGGCGACGATTTCTATATTCTCTACGACCGTTACGGTTTCCCGGTCGAGCTCTCCACGGACGAGGCCGCAAGCCGGGGCCTCCCGGTCGAAGAATCATGGCGCACTGATTTCGACGAGTGCCTGCGCCAGCAGCGTGAACGGTCCCAGGCGGGCACCAGGCTCGGCGTCAAATAG
- a CDS encoding bifunctional lysylphosphatidylglycerol flippase/synthetase MprF, giving the protein MLDGDALPKSPDQAESAASNPLRQSIGRLIRRARVIVTHAPLSLAAAGVVLIAGIASGTLWQSIQLKAWFDDVAYGVPALREGQWWTVLSGTVFGLTPAQVVSILVLAVTVLAWSEWRLGTLRTALVMLLSQVLGVLATALFAWALSDSVISGIHWQWPTHLATIRDVGMTTAIVGAVTAATATLRSPWRLRMRLVIVAYVALSLLFRGSFADVSHLVAFAVMLPAGERLFSTAEHGFAPRTRREVRLLGFSGLIVIAAAAVLVWFFPGSGPLGPTDSEDSSIWAMWIHVGVIVFVALGLRRGRRWAWWVTVVFGLLNVVGLIVTVVLLLTTDFVPQGGVTLGTSILWLAEVAILFSGRFAFRGRLRVPATDGPGAPLAKDLIRNYGGGTMSWMTIWPGNHYLFDDVDAPSTVVAYQRHAGTMIALTDPVGPPELLDQSVREFTKFAEASGLTPCWFSIDAETAASAERMGWRTAQIAEDAIVDLPGLAFKGKPWQHVRTAMNKAKKEGLRHRLVRLADEPFSVRAQVQAISEEWVGDKGLPEMGFTLGGVDEALDPETVVSLAVDGDGSVHGVLSWLPVYGRHGVVQGWTLDVMRRRSDGFGPVIEFMLGSAFLEFQAQGALFASLSGAPLASSTGEVSASATDRLLDALGGALEPFYGFRSLHAFKKKFQPRYQGVYLAFRDEADLPRIGIAISRAYLPDATPRQLAQLAMSAER; this is encoded by the coding sequence ATGCTCGATGGTGATGCACTGCCGAAATCCCCCGATCAAGCCGAATCGGCGGCCTCGAACCCTCTCCGGCAATCGATCGGAAGGCTTATTCGCAGAGCCCGGGTGATCGTCACGCACGCCCCCCTCTCCCTCGCCGCCGCGGGCGTCGTGCTGATCGCCGGCATCGCGTCCGGAACGCTTTGGCAGAGCATCCAGCTGAAGGCGTGGTTCGACGACGTCGCCTACGGTGTGCCCGCCCTCCGCGAGGGCCAGTGGTGGACTGTGCTGAGCGGTACCGTCTTCGGTCTGACGCCTGCGCAGGTGGTGAGCATCCTGGTGCTGGCGGTCACGGTGCTGGCCTGGTCCGAATGGCGCTTGGGAACGCTTCGCACCGCGCTGGTGATGCTGCTCTCGCAAGTTCTCGGAGTACTGGCCACCGCGCTGTTCGCCTGGGCTTTGAGCGACAGCGTCATCTCGGGCATTCACTGGCAGTGGCCGACGCACCTGGCGACGATCCGCGACGTCGGCATGACGACTGCGATCGTCGGAGCGGTCACCGCGGCGACTGCTACGCTCCGCTCCCCGTGGCGCCTCCGCATGCGGTTGGTCATCGTCGCCTACGTGGCACTGAGCCTGTTGTTCCGCGGTTCCTTCGCCGATGTCAGTCATCTGGTCGCGTTCGCGGTGATGCTGCCGGCCGGCGAACGCCTATTCAGCACAGCCGAGCACGGATTCGCCCCGCGTACACGCCGTGAAGTCCGGTTGTTGGGATTCAGCGGGCTGATCGTGATCGCGGCGGCTGCAGTACTGGTCTGGTTCTTCCCGGGATCCGGTCCCCTCGGTCCCACCGATTCCGAGGACTCGTCGATCTGGGCGATGTGGATCCACGTGGGCGTTATCGTCTTCGTCGCCCTAGGTCTGCGCCGCGGACGTCGATGGGCGTGGTGGGTCACCGTGGTCTTCGGCCTGCTCAACGTCGTGGGACTGATTGTCACCGTCGTCCTGCTCCTTACGACGGACTTCGTGCCCCAGGGCGGCGTCACGCTCGGGACCAGCATTCTGTGGCTCGCCGAAGTGGCGATTCTATTCTCCGGACGCTTCGCGTTCCGCGGCCGGTTGCGTGTCCCGGCGACCGACGGGCCGGGCGCCCCGCTGGCCAAGGACCTGATCCGGAACTACGGCGGCGGAACCATGTCCTGGATGACGATATGGCCCGGCAATCACTACCTGTTCGACGACGTCGACGCGCCCTCCACCGTGGTCGCCTATCAACGTCACGCGGGCACGATGATCGCCCTGACCGACCCGGTCGGTCCGCCGGAACTCCTGGACCAGTCCGTCCGCGAGTTCACGAAGTTCGCCGAAGCGAGCGGGCTGACACCGTGCTGGTTCTCGATCGATGCGGAGACGGCCGCGTCTGCCGAGCGCATGGGATGGCGCACGGCCCAGATCGCCGAGGACGCCATCGTCGATCTGCCCGGTCTCGCGTTCAAGGGAAAGCCGTGGCAGCACGTCCGCACCGCAATGAACAAGGCCAAGAAGGAAGGGCTCCGCCACCGCCTGGTCCGCCTCGCCGACGAGCCGTTCTCGGTACGCGCCCAAGTTCAGGCCATCTCCGAGGAGTGGGTCGGCGACAAAGGGCTGCCAGAGATGGGCTTCACCCTCGGCGGCGTCGACGAGGCCCTCGACCCGGAGACCGTCGTCTCATTGGCCGTCGACGGAGACGGCAGCGTGCACGGCGTCCTGTCGTGGCTGCCTGTCTACGGTCGCCACGGTGTGGTCCAGGGCTGGACGCTCGACGTCATGCGGAGGCGGTCCGACGGATTCGGTCCGGTCATCGAGTTCATGCTCGGCTCTGCGTTCCTCGAGTTCCAGGCGCAGGGCGCACTGTTCGCCTCGCTGTCGGGAGCTCCACTCGCAAGTTCCACCGGCGAGGTCAGCGCTTCGGCGACCGACCGATTGCTCGACGCGCTAGGCGGGGCACTCGAGCCGTTCTACGGATTCCGGTCGCTGCACGCGTTCAAGAAGAAGTTCCAGCCCCGCTACCAAGGCGTGTACCTCGCCTTCCGCGACGAGGCTGACCTGCCCCGCATCGGGATCGCGATCTCCCGCGCTTACCTTCCCGATGCGACTCCGCGGCAACTGGCTCAACTGGCAATGAGCGCCGAACGATGA
- the pheA gene encoding prephenate dehydratase yields MPVFAYFGPAGTFTEMALKRLLDARAVTFDDDAQAVPADSPAAAIAMLRSGAVDYACVPIDSSLEGSVPATMDALVPRAGEHRVQAYAEVALDIAFTIAARTTLPAEQVRTVAAYPVASAQVRRTVGERFPNAQFVPASSNSGAALDVSEGRADAAVTTPIAAELHGLTPLAKNVADADDAVTRFLLLGRPGPPPPRTGADRTSVILDLPNRPGSLVSAMSEFSTRGVDLTRIESRPRGAGGVGQYRFYLDAAGHIDDAAVGEALRALHRSVERVLFLGSWPADRNGGASPPPDHEESLAWFTALRRGGEGT; encoded by the coding sequence GTGCCCGTCTTCGCTTACTTCGGACCCGCCGGAACCTTCACCGAGATGGCCCTGAAACGACTGCTCGACGCGCGGGCCGTGACGTTCGACGACGACGCACAGGCGGTGCCCGCCGACTCCCCGGCTGCTGCCATCGCCATGCTCCGCAGCGGTGCGGTCGACTACGCGTGCGTGCCCATCGACAGTTCACTCGAAGGGTCGGTCCCGGCGACGATGGACGCGCTCGTCCCCCGCGCGGGCGAACACCGGGTCCAGGCCTACGCCGAGGTCGCCCTCGACATCGCGTTCACCATCGCCGCGCGCACGACGCTGCCCGCCGAACAGGTCCGCACCGTCGCCGCGTACCCGGTGGCCTCCGCTCAAGTGCGGAGAACCGTCGGCGAGCGGTTCCCGAACGCGCAGTTCGTCCCCGCATCGTCGAATTCCGGTGCGGCGCTTGATGTGTCAGAAGGCCGTGCAGACGCAGCGGTCACCACGCCGATCGCCGCCGAACTCCACGGTCTGACCCCACTGGCCAAGAACGTCGCCGACGCCGACGATGCGGTCACCCGCTTCCTGCTCCTCGGACGGCCCGGGCCTCCTCCGCCGCGCACCGGCGCCGACCGCACCTCGGTGATCCTCGATCTTCCCAACCGCCCCGGCAGCCTGGTCTCCGCGATGTCCGAGTTCTCCACGCGCGGTGTGGATCTCACCCGGATCGAGTCTCGCCCGCGCGGCGCGGGAGGCGTCGGACAGTACCGCTTCTACCTCGACGCCGCCGGCCATATCGACGACGCCGCCGTCGGCGAGGCCCTCCGCGCACTGCACCGCAGCGTCGAGCGCGTCCTATTCCTCGGTTCGTGGCCCGCCGACCGCAACGGCGGAGCGTCGCCGCCTCCCGACCACGAGGAGAGCCTCGCGTGGTTCACCGCGCTGCGCCGAGGAGGCGAGGGCACATGA
- a CDS encoding metallopeptidase family protein, producing the protein MAVKMSDADFEILVGEALDLLPAELMNAMDNVVIMIEPYNPENRNLLGLYTGVALTERTHDYAGFLPDTIEIYREIILSICRTPDEVREQVAVTVLHEIGHHFGIDDHWLEEHGWG; encoded by the coding sequence GTGGCCGTGAAGATGTCCGACGCCGACTTCGAGATCCTCGTCGGCGAAGCCCTCGACCTGCTGCCCGCCGAACTCATGAACGCGATGGACAACGTCGTGATCATGATCGAGCCGTACAATCCGGAGAACCGGAACCTGCTGGGGCTCTACACCGGCGTCGCGCTGACCGAACGCACCCACGATTACGCCGGCTTCCTTCCGGACACCATCGAGATCTACCGGGAGATCATCCTGTCGATCTGCCGCACACCCGACGAGGTGCGCGAGCAGGTGGCCGTCACGGTGCTGCACGAGATCGGGCATCACTTCGGCATCGACGACCACTGGCTCGAAGAGCACGGCTGGGGCTGA
- a CDS encoding alpha/beta hydrolase family protein translates to MAVLSAGAILLSGCGSDSGDVPGDPSATAQTSVAESAASSTDVSGKVTKKRVQYYTGADADPDQNWADLYLPAGDHRPGSIPLVVLIHGGAWRMPLGAEIFNDLAEDIAARGMAVYNVEYRRVGAGGGWPATFHDVARALDHVTELNREHPEFTVDDELVVGHSAGAQLATWAGTRHKRADDEVGSKPAFRPKRAISLAGPLDMTQAVKDGDDRIVAALGGTPEEQPDRYKMVDPIQNLDPEIPVAAVHGTADRVVFPHNSTRYVSALNARGGHGRLLIFDGEDHGSIVKRGTDPYNQILDLVSEFADTPIEKIKQGGR, encoded by the coding sequence ATGGCTGTCCTGAGCGCCGGCGCAATCCTCCTCTCCGGCTGCGGGTCCGATAGCGGTGATGTGCCGGGCGACCCGTCCGCCACCGCGCAGACGTCCGTCGCCGAGTCCGCGGCGTCGAGCACCGACGTCTCCGGGAAGGTGACCAAGAAGCGTGTCCAGTACTACACCGGCGCCGACGCCGACCCGGATCAGAACTGGGCCGACCTCTATCTGCCCGCCGGCGACCATCGTCCCGGGTCGATTCCGCTGGTGGTTCTGATCCACGGCGGGGCCTGGCGGATGCCGCTGGGCGCGGAGATCTTCAACGACCTCGCCGAAGACATCGCCGCCCGGGGAATGGCGGTGTACAACGTCGAGTACCGGCGGGTGGGCGCCGGTGGGGGCTGGCCTGCGACGTTCCACGACGTCGCCCGCGCGCTCGATCACGTCACCGAACTCAATCGCGAGCATCCGGAGTTCACCGTCGACGACGAACTCGTCGTGGGCCACTCGGCCGGGGCTCAGCTGGCGACGTGGGCGGGCACGCGCCACAAGCGGGCAGACGACGAGGTCGGCAGCAAGCCGGCGTTCCGGCCCAAGCGCGCGATCTCGCTCGCCGGACCGCTGGACATGACCCAGGCGGTCAAGGACGGCGACGACCGGATCGTCGCCGCGCTCGGCGGAACGCCCGAGGAGCAACCTGACCGGTACAAGATGGTGGACCCGATCCAGAACCTCGATCCGGAGATCCCCGTCGCCGCCGTTCACGGCACGGCTGATCGAGTCGTCTTCCCGCACAACTCGACGCGGTACGTGTCGGCGCTGAACGCTCGCGGAGGTCACGGCCGGTTGCTGATCTTCGACGGTGAGGATCACGGATCTATCGTCAAGCGCGGCACCGACCCGTACAACCAGATCCTCGACCTGGTGAGCGAGTTCGCCGACACCCCGATCGAGAAGATCAAGCAAGGCGGCCGATGA
- a CDS encoding histidine phosphatase family protein — protein sequence MSRLYLVRHGETTANVLQQLDTALPGAHLTDFGARQGIRFGLSNPLQVPAVLLSSQANRARQTAELIASAWDLDTSPIDDVHEIQVGELEGRSDREAHEKFRDVVHAWHHGDLDVAMPGGESLEMVHRRYVPVIERLDAQYLTGDQPRDVYLVSHGAAIRLVAAHLAGVDPEFAMRNHLRNTDTVELERTSDGWALQRWGSVTDFVSPEVEPLG from the coding sequence ATGAGCCGCCTGTACCTGGTCCGGCACGGCGAGACCACCGCGAACGTCCTCCAGCAACTCGATACCGCACTGCCCGGAGCTCACCTCACCGATTTCGGTGCGCGCCAGGGGATTCGGTTCGGATTGAGCAACCCGCTGCAGGTCCCCGCAGTGCTCTTGAGCTCCCAGGCGAACCGTGCACGCCAGACCGCCGAGCTGATCGCCTCCGCCTGGGATCTGGACACCTCGCCGATCGACGACGTCCACGAGATCCAGGTCGGCGAACTTGAAGGGCGCAGCGACCGGGAGGCCCACGAGAAGTTCCGCGACGTCGTCCATGCCTGGCATCACGGCGACCTGGACGTCGCCATGCCCGGCGGCGAATCACTGGAGATGGTTCATCGCCGGTACGTGCCCGTCATCGAACGGCTCGACGCGCAGTATCTGACCGGAGACCAGCCGCGCGACGTCTACCTGGTCTCACACGGCGCGGCGATCCGGCTGGTGGCCGCGCACCTGGCCGGCGTCGATCCCGAGTTCGCCATGCGCAACCACTTGCGCAACACCGACACCGTGGAACTGGAACGCACGTCCGACGGATGGGCCCTGCAACGCTGGGGCAGCGTCACCGACTTCGTCTCGCCCGAGGTGGAACCGCTGGGTTGA
- a CDS encoding alpha/beta hydrolase, with the protein MKALLDLDISTGWVPVALTAVGAVALCWLLLLRPVRAAVMLIGGALVGTVVVIVVARWLIEDVIALVPDPIPLAVYAWSAAILFGTITGVIRLVRDRGVWRRVVTLLAVLCVTVAGLAQINAHFGEYPTVRSLLGITGAPSVDLGALSPSRTVPLASWRPPPGLPAEGRVATVDIPATKSKFSARPAQVYLPPAYFADPRPVLPVLVLIAGQPGSPEDWALRAASVQSLNDFAAQHHGVAPIVIAADGTGTELGNPLCMDSRLGNAATYLTADIAEWARTGLDAETDRRKWAVGGLSYGGTCALQLVTNFPDQYPTFLNMSGQYEPTLGDRSRTISEAFGGDASAFAAVNPADLLRHRRYPGVAGVFVIGADDHAFRPGLERLAPLARQSGMDVRLSVIPGGHDFRVWAAGLREQLPWLGRRMGIDS; encoded by the coding sequence GTGAAGGCTCTGCTCGACCTGGATATCTCCACCGGATGGGTTCCGGTGGCGCTGACTGCCGTCGGCGCTGTGGCACTGTGCTGGCTTCTGCTGCTGCGCCCGGTCCGCGCTGCGGTCATGCTGATCGGCGGCGCACTGGTGGGCACCGTGGTGGTGATCGTCGTCGCCCGATGGCTCATCGAGGATGTGATCGCGCTGGTGCCCGATCCGATTCCGCTCGCCGTGTACGCGTGGTCCGCGGCGATCCTGTTCGGGACGATCACCGGAGTCATCCGGCTCGTCCGCGACCGGGGTGTGTGGCGCCGGGTCGTGACATTGCTGGCCGTACTGTGCGTCACCGTCGCCGGCCTCGCCCAGATCAACGCCCACTTCGGCGAGTACCCCACGGTCCGGAGCCTGCTCGGCATCACCGGTGCGCCGTCGGTCGATCTCGGCGCCCTCTCCCCGTCCCGCACGGTGCCGCTGGCGAGCTGGCGGCCACCGCCTGGTCTACCGGCCGAGGGCCGCGTCGCGACCGTGGACATTCCTGCCACGAAGTCCAAGTTCTCGGCACGGCCGGCGCAGGTGTACCTGCCTCCGGCCTACTTCGCCGATCCCAGACCAGTCCTTCCGGTGCTCGTCCTGATCGCGGGCCAGCCGGGCTCCCCGGAGGATTGGGCCTTGCGGGCCGCCTCGGTGCAGTCGCTCAACGATTTCGCCGCCCAGCATCACGGCGTGGCGCCCATTGTCATCGCCGCTGACGGGACCGGAACCGAATTGGGGAATCCCCTGTGCATGGACTCTCGACTCGGCAACGCCGCGACCTACCTGACCGCAGACATCGCGGAGTGGGCGCGTACTGGACTCGACGCGGAGACCGACCGTCGCAAGTGGGCCGTCGGCGGCCTCTCGTACGGGGGAACCTGCGCGCTGCAACTTGTGACCAACTTCCCCGACCAGTACCCGACCTTCCTGAACATGTCCGGGCAGTACGAACCCACTCTCGGCGACCGCAGTCGGACGATCAGCGAAGCCTTCGGCGGCGACGCATCCGCGTTCGCGGCGGTGAACCCGGCCGACTTGCTGCGCCACCGCAGGTATCCCGGAGTCGCCGGTGTCTTTGTCATCGGTGCCGACGACCACGCCTTCCGGCCCGGGCTCGAGCGGTTGGCACCCCTCGCCCGACAGTCCGGCATGGACGTGCGGCTGTCCGTGATTCCCGGCGGCCACGATTTCCGAGTGTGGGCCGCCGGGCTCCGGGAGCAGCTGCCTTGGCTCGGCCGGCGAATGGGCATCGACTCGTGA
- a CDS encoding DUF2470 domain-containing protein: MQGTEPVAMPVPCDAERIQTACRRAHEGTLSVDGCTPAAVGMVHLFESEAFMVVPDDGEVREQAETALDGLPAMLELADCAPISLRERVRSLIWLSGRVHAVPAELERELAVEIAGDHPDARLLDIGHGHCLLRLHLDNAVIATAAGAAAVDAAALSSAEPDPFWEYEGQWLSHLDADHQDLVYRLASKFPEHLQRGRVRPLGLDRFGITFRIETPDSDSDVRLSFERPCQAVGDLSEALHDLVEQ; the protein is encoded by the coding sequence ATGCAGGGAACCGAACCCGTGGCCATGCCCGTCCCGTGCGACGCCGAGCGCATCCAGACCGCATGCCGCCGCGCGCACGAGGGCACGCTCTCGGTCGACGGTTGTACGCCCGCAGCGGTCGGCATGGTGCATCTCTTCGAGTCTGAGGCGTTCATGGTGGTGCCCGACGACGGTGAGGTCCGCGAGCAGGCCGAGACCGCGCTGGACGGGCTCCCGGCCATGCTCGAATTGGCCGACTGCGCGCCGATCAGCCTCCGCGAGCGAGTGCGATCGCTGATCTGGCTCTCCGGGCGCGTGCACGCCGTCCCGGCCGAACTGGAGCGCGAACTGGCCGTGGAGATTGCGGGCGATCACCCGGATGCCCGGCTCCTCGACATCGGCCACGGTCATTGCCTGCTCCGTCTCCACCTGGACAACGCGGTGATCGCCACCGCCGCCGGGGCCGCCGCGGTCGACGCCGCAGCGCTCTCGTCGGCCGAGCCGGATCCGTTCTGGGAGTACGAAGGTCAGTGGCTCAGCCACCTCGACGCCGATCATCAGGATCTGGTCTACCGGCTCGCCAGCAAGTTCCCCGAACATCTCCAGCGTGGCCGCGTCCGCCCGCTCGGGCTCGACCGTTTCGGCATCACGTTCCGGATCGAGACCCCCGACTCGGACTCGGACGTCCGTCTCTCGTTCGAGCGTCCGTGCCAGGCGGTCGGCGACCTGTCCGAGGCCCTGCACGACCTCGTCGAGCAGTGA